GCGCCGGCAGTCGGACGTTGGAATTCGCGTGCCAGCACTCGCGCATTAGCTTGGACATACCGGATAGGAGCTACAAGAATGGAAATCGTTGGTAGATGAATTTTACTCTTATCCAAAAAAGCCTAACTTACCGTATCGGAAACCCATCGGTTCGGGATCGACGGCCGATAATTATCGCCACAGACTACCTTTCTCATCTCTTCGAAGCTCGGATCGGACGTGACGCAATCGTAGTACGGTACCTTGTAGTCCTCGGCAATTCCGTTGGACAGTGTTCGGCGACATATTTCCCAGAACATCAAACCAATCGCGTAGATGTCCGCTTTGCGGAGAGATTCGAAACACTCCATGTTGatgctgaaagcattgaaagATGAGAGTAATGTTGATGAAGAAATAAGGAAAGTATAACGAACCTATCATCCAACACTTCCGGTGCCATGTATCGCTTGGTTCCAACCTTGGCAGTATTACCGACATCGATTCGATTCGTCGTTTGACTGTGAGTGACGGCCAGTCCAAAGTCGGCGATTACACAGGTACCATTAATACGCACGAGAATGTTTTTCGTTTTCAGGTCCCGATGAGCGATTGCTGGTTTGCCCTGATGAaagatgattttcaatttagttCATAAGACAAAAAAGGCACTACTGATGGATAACGAACCTCAGTTCCGAAGATCTCGGTGTGTAGATGCACCAATCCGTTGGCGATCGACAGGCAAATGGTTGCCATCTGGTGATGGGTTAAGGCAGttcggttcagatgatcgaAAAGCGATCCCAGCGGGTAGTAGTGTGTGATAAGCCACAGCTGGGTGCAGGAGTTTCGGGAAGTCATATCGGAGCCGATATAGCCAAGGATGTTTTCGTGGCGCAATAGGACAGTGCTGAAAGagaatgttaaaattatttatcttttaTCGATAGATAGATGTAAAAAATAATAGGTACCTGTAGATTTCGGTTTCCCGCTTCCAGGAATCCTCATCGCGGGAGAAGAAAATCTTGACAGCAACACTCTCGCCATGCCACGTGCCACGCCACACTTCACCGTAGCGACCCCGACCGATGCATTCGCAAAGCGACACCTGTTTCGCCAACGTTCGCTGAATCAGCAAAGGCAGACCACTACCGGAACCGGACGTCACCGAGTGTTGAAGATATTCCTATAGAGATCAAGTACCTCAAATTAGCTACCCCACTTTTACGATAATGTTAAAATTCTCACCCTCAGTGTACTGTCCCCGGCGCTGGTTGCCCTCAAAATTTCATCACTGGAATAGTACGTTTCCGGATCATGTTTGCTTCGGGATGCCATAAGCCTCTTGTGATGATTCCTCCTGAGAAACAGCACACCAATCGATAATAGAATGAAAAGAACCACTATCGGTCCAAGAATGGCTCCCGCCAGCTTCAAATAATAGGTTTGCGTTTCAAGCTTCTTGACGTCCTCTAAAATAAACGGTACAAATTCCGTTTATATTTATTCCAGTT
This sequence is a window from Uranotaenia lowii strain MFRU-FL chromosome 3, ASM2978415v1, whole genome shotgun sequence. Protein-coding genes within it:
- the LOC129754984 gene encoding activin receptor type-1 isoform X1; protein product: MVFSKFGFILLMAAHFAQGDIGSLMLDETMDLEAYQPNRDLPIQNSIETHPRRHSKSKRRMKRRYKCYSCEPPDCADTTAHAHLCQNAIQCWKSRTRDNYGRESVSRGCTTTHEQLPLYCNQNLVTSSNGNGGPKKRHTTGTYNIECCTGDYCNDGNFPELPTLQHPEDVKKLETQTYYLKLAGAILGPIVVLFILLSIGVLFLRRNHHKRLMASRSKHDPETYYSSDEILRATSAGDSTLREYLQHSVTSGSGSGLPLLIQRTLAKQVSLCECIGRGRYGEVWRGTWHGESVAVKIFFSRDEDSWKRETEIYSTVLLRHENILGYIGSDMTSRNSCTQLWLITHYYPLGSLFDHLNRTALTHHQMATICLSIANGLVHLHTEIFGTEGKPAIAHRDLKTKNILVRINGTCVIADFGLAVTHSQTTNRIDVGNTAKVGTKRYMAPEVLDDSINMECFESLRKADIYAIGLMFWEICRRTLSNGIAEDYKVPYYDCVTSDPSFEEMRKVVCGDNYRPSIPNRWVSDTLLSGMSKLMRECWHANSNVRLPALRIKKTLLKLATSDETVKLNYDGEICV
- the LOC129754984 gene encoding activin receptor type-1 isoform X2, whose protein sequence is MVFSKFGFILLMAAHFAQGDIGSLMLDETMDLEAYQPNRDLPIQNSIETHPRYKCYSCEPPDCADTTAHAHLCQNAIQCWKSRTRDNYGRESVSRGCTTTHEQLPLYCNQNLVTSSNGNGGPKKRHTTGTYNIECCTGDYCNDGNFPELPTLQHPEDVKKLETQTYYLKLAGAILGPIVVLFILLSIGVLFLRRNHHKRLMASRSKHDPETYYSSDEILRATSAGDSTLREYLQHSVTSGSGSGLPLLIQRTLAKQVSLCECIGRGRYGEVWRGTWHGESVAVKIFFSRDEDSWKRETEIYSTVLLRHENILGYIGSDMTSRNSCTQLWLITHYYPLGSLFDHLNRTALTHHQMATICLSIANGLVHLHTEIFGTEGKPAIAHRDLKTKNILVRINGTCVIADFGLAVTHSQTTNRIDVGNTAKVGTKRYMAPEVLDDSINMECFESLRKADIYAIGLMFWEICRRTLSNGIAEDYKVPYYDCVTSDPSFEEMRKVVCGDNYRPSIPNRWVSDTLLSGMSKLMRECWHANSNVRLPALRIKKTLLKLATSDETVKLNYDGEICV